One window from the genome of Rhodococcus sp. ABRD24 encodes:
- a CDS encoding type I restriction endonuclease, translating to MTSDEQIRARQLADKFAAGFDHYTDIRSKYLEADTRSEFIDPLLRAFGWDVENLHGLAPSKREVVREESQQRENSAGKRPDYTLRVNGSARVYVEAKRPSVNILTDMDAVTQTRAYGWTKRHPIAVLTNFRHIRIFDTSVPVGPDDTADTALRFECDYELLIENWDAIERLIGREAVHDPAWIEQFDVTRARAFLPADRRFVEQFDKWRLALGQSLIDRNTAITEAEINDAVQRILNRLIFVRMCEDRGIEGEGVLRNAFKGKTTDVVDLFRRLDARYDTGLFRAADSPDDPVVLVDATTLESIVDDLYAPRSPFSFAVLDSDFLGHVYESSLSEYLAIATAGRRRTVRLNPKREYAKRDVVATPQLLVASTVRAAIEEVDVDVPKVLDFAVGSGRFLMSVFDELIDRDVIRRSALRDRPGLVKVGRESYRLSFEAKRTLLVDNCFGIDIDFNAVEVARFGLLVRLLEDESRDTLPTRERGILPDLSTNIVHGNTLVRTMPTAAPPGAEEVTQPIELAWAGLPTSFDLIVGNPPYMNTEQMKSYDKWEFAYLKEHYRTVHKQFDKYFAFVEFAVDHLDDAGVLGVVIPNKWMTLEAGPHFRSMLRTSVTVRSLANFRHAQVFDEKSIYICSLVAKRSAATGFEYSEPASIEDFVTGTGARRILDDRHLPVATDGPWVLPADGPEERVLARIHDNSIPLGQVVEARNGVQTSLNPVYVITEPTTSHGIVEFTKDGKTWRIEEAVTRPYLDDSSGVRSHFEVRADARIVFPYKPASTAQNSSGFEVIPETELRRQFPLAHRYLTAHRAELDERNVPPDARAKAFYVYGRTQAIGYCTRAPKIFYSTNQRGDKYGLDTSGIVYQSGGTAGEVALYPRDLDYSLDFILALLDQRPIECFLRKRGSAFRGGYVARGTAVMKDVPVPRLDFTDPHDMKFHDDVASATVTLRELHSGTAAVAERKLTQHKAKIDNVKRQIENLFLARWNLCADDVASLHIDPVERM from the coding sequence ATGACGAGCGACGAGCAGATCCGCGCCCGGCAACTGGCCGACAAGTTCGCTGCCGGCTTCGACCACTACACCGACATCCGGAGCAAGTACCTCGAGGCGGACACCCGCAGTGAGTTCATCGACCCGCTACTGCGCGCGTTCGGCTGGGACGTCGAAAACCTGCACGGGCTTGCCCCTTCCAAGCGTGAAGTTGTCCGCGAGGAAAGCCAGCAGCGGGAGAACAGCGCCGGCAAGCGACCTGACTACACCCTGCGCGTCAATGGGTCGGCCCGGGTGTACGTGGAGGCGAAAAGGCCCTCGGTGAACATCCTCACCGACATGGATGCGGTCACACAGACCCGTGCGTACGGCTGGACCAAACGGCACCCGATCGCCGTGCTGACCAACTTTCGTCACATCCGGATCTTCGACACGAGCGTGCCAGTCGGCCCCGACGACACCGCCGACACCGCACTCCGATTCGAATGCGACTACGAACTCCTAATCGAGAACTGGGACGCAATCGAGCGTCTCATCGGCCGCGAGGCCGTTCATGACCCCGCGTGGATCGAGCAGTTCGATGTGACGCGGGCCAGGGCATTTCTACCGGCCGACCGACGATTCGTCGAACAGTTCGACAAGTGGCGTCTGGCGCTCGGACAAAGCCTGATCGACCGGAACACGGCGATCACGGAAGCCGAGATCAACGACGCCGTCCAGCGCATCCTCAATCGCCTCATCTTCGTCCGCATGTGCGAGGACCGCGGGATCGAGGGCGAAGGAGTACTTCGGAATGCGTTCAAGGGCAAGACCACTGATGTCGTCGACCTTTTCAGACGTCTCGATGCACGCTACGACACTGGCCTGTTCCGGGCGGCAGACTCCCCCGACGATCCCGTAGTTCTGGTCGACGCGACCACTCTCGAGTCCATCGTCGACGACCTCTACGCGCCCCGCTCGCCCTTCTCGTTCGCCGTCCTCGATTCCGACTTCCTGGGCCACGTCTACGAGTCGTCGCTGTCCGAGTATCTGGCGATCGCAACGGCCGGTCGCCGCCGCACCGTTCGGTTGAACCCGAAGCGCGAATACGCCAAGCGCGACGTCGTGGCAACTCCCCAGCTGCTGGTCGCCTCGACGGTCCGGGCTGCAATCGAGGAAGTCGACGTGGACGTGCCGAAGGTGCTCGACTTCGCTGTCGGGTCCGGCCGATTCCTCATGTCCGTGTTCGACGAGTTGATCGACCGCGATGTGATCCGACGAAGCGCACTGCGTGACCGCCCCGGCTTGGTGAAGGTCGGAAGGGAATCGTATCGGTTGTCCTTCGAGGCGAAGCGGACTCTGCTCGTCGACAACTGCTTCGGTATCGATATCGACTTCAATGCGGTGGAAGTCGCCCGGTTCGGACTGCTGGTCCGCCTTCTCGAGGACGAGAGTCGAGACACACTCCCGACCCGTGAGCGCGGGATCCTGCCGGATCTCAGCACGAACATCGTCCACGGAAACACGCTCGTACGCACAATGCCGACAGCCGCCCCTCCTGGGGCAGAGGAGGTGACCCAGCCGATCGAACTGGCGTGGGCTGGGCTACCCACCTCATTCGACCTCATCGTGGGCAATCCGCCGTATATGAACACCGAGCAGATGAAATCGTACGACAAGTGGGAGTTCGCCTACCTCAAGGAGCATTACCGGACGGTCCACAAGCAGTTCGACAAGTACTTCGCCTTCGTCGAGTTCGCTGTCGACCACCTCGACGACGCGGGAGTACTCGGCGTCGTGATTCCCAACAAATGGATGACGCTCGAAGCGGGGCCACATTTCCGGTCGATGCTTCGCACATCGGTGACCGTCAGGAGCCTGGCCAACTTCCGACACGCCCAGGTGTTCGACGAGAAGTCGATCTACATCTGCAGCCTTGTCGCCAAACGTTCCGCTGCAACGGGTTTCGAGTATTCTGAGCCCGCCTCGATCGAGGACTTCGTCACCGGCACCGGTGCTCGCAGAATCCTTGACGACCGACATCTCCCCGTGGCGACCGATGGCCCGTGGGTGCTACCCGCGGATGGCCCCGAGGAACGAGTCCTGGCCAGGATCCACGACAACTCGATTCCGTTGGGCCAGGTTGTCGAGGCCCGCAACGGTGTCCAGACGAGTCTCAATCCGGTCTATGTAATCACCGAGCCAACGACGTCGCACGGGATTGTGGAGTTCACCAAGGACGGCAAGACCTGGAGAATCGAGGAGGCGGTCACTCGCCCCTACCTCGACGATTCCAGTGGCGTCCGCTCCCACTTCGAGGTGCGTGCGGATGCCCGCATCGTCTTCCCGTACAAGCCTGCATCAACCGCGCAGAACTCGTCCGGCTTCGAAGTGATCCCCGAGACCGAACTCCGAAGGCAATTTCCACTGGCCCACCGATATCTCACCGCTCACAGGGCTGAACTGGATGAGCGGAATGTACCCCCGGATGCGCGCGCGAAGGCCTTCTACGTGTACGGCCGCACGCAGGCGATCGGCTACTGCACCAGGGCGCCGAAGATCTTCTACTCGACGAACCAGCGCGGCGACAAGTATGGGCTCGACACCAGCGGGATTGTCTATCAGTCGGGGGGAACAGCCGGCGAGGTTGCACTGTACCCACGCGACCTCGACTACTCTCTGGACTTCATCCTCGCGCTGCTCGATCAGCGGCCCATCGAGTGCTTCCTTCGCAAGCGTGGCAGCGCCTTCCGCGGTGGCTACGTGGCCCGTGGCACTGCCGTCATGAAGGACGTCCCCGTTCCGCGACTGGATTTCACCGACCCCCACGACATGAAGTTCCATGACGACGTCGCATCCGCCACCGTGACATTGCGCGAGTTGCACTCCGGAACCGCCGCCGTTGCGGAGCGGAAGCTGACCCAGCACAAGGCGAAGATAGACAACGTGAAGCGACAGATCGAAAACCTGTTCCTTGCGCGCTGGAACCTATGCGCCGATGACGTTGCGTCTCTGCACATAGACCCTGTCGAGCGAATGTAA
- a CDS encoding amidohydrolase family protein encodes MTSYHLRGTGLPDEQPFELWVHEGRISSEPVPGAQTLCTDGWILPGLVDAHCHVGIRYGGGIEDQTGSLAQARTERDAGVLLIRDAGSPVDTRPLDEVPGLPRIIRAGRHIAMPKRYLRGLPVDLEHESQLPDEVVRQARACDGWVKLVGDWIDRETGDLAPLWSDGILVEAIAAAHREGVRVTAHVFGEDALPGLIGAGIDCIEHGTGLTDATIAMMAERGTALVPTLINIDNFPEIADGAARYPIYAAHMRDLYAGVAETVGAARDAGVPIYAGTDAGGHVQHGRIADEVASLGKIGMTPTEALGAACWDARRWLGGEGLEPGAPADLVVYEQDPRTGPHVLAEPSLVLVGGQVVRRR; translated from the coding sequence GTGACGTCGTATCACCTGCGTGGCACCGGTCTGCCCGACGAGCAGCCGTTCGAGCTGTGGGTGCACGAGGGCCGGATCTCGTCGGAACCCGTCCCGGGGGCGCAGACCCTCTGCACGGACGGCTGGATCCTGCCCGGTCTGGTCGACGCCCACTGTCACGTCGGGATTCGCTACGGCGGCGGGATCGAGGACCAGACCGGTTCGCTCGCGCAGGCGCGGACCGAACGGGACGCCGGTGTCCTGCTGATTCGAGACGCCGGCTCACCGGTGGACACTCGCCCGCTCGACGAGGTGCCGGGACTGCCGCGGATCATTCGCGCGGGACGGCATATCGCGATGCCCAAGCGGTACCTCCGCGGTTTGCCGGTCGACCTCGAGCACGAGTCGCAATTGCCCGACGAGGTGGTGCGGCAGGCGCGTGCCTGTGACGGCTGGGTAAAGCTGGTCGGGGACTGGATCGACCGGGAGACCGGCGATCTCGCGCCACTGTGGAGTGACGGCATCCTGGTGGAGGCGATTGCGGCCGCACATCGCGAGGGTGTGCGTGTCACCGCCCACGTCTTCGGCGAGGACGCGCTGCCCGGACTCATCGGTGCCGGGATCGACTGCATCGAACACGGCACCGGGTTGACGGACGCGACCATCGCGATGATGGCCGAGCGCGGTACCGCCTTGGTACCGACGCTGATCAACATCGACAACTTCCCGGAGATCGCGGACGGCGCGGCCCGATACCCGATTTACGCCGCGCACATGCGGGACCTGTACGCCGGGGTGGCAGAGACTGTCGGCGCGGCCCGCGATGCGGGTGTTCCGATCTACGCGGGCACCGACGCCGGCGGACACGTGCAGCACGGCCGCATCGCCGACGAGGTCGCATCTCTCGGCAAGATAGGAATGACGCCGACCGAGGCTCTCGGGGCTGCGTGCTGGGATGCCCGGCGCTGGCTCGGCGGCGAGGGTCTGGAACCGGGAGCTCCCGCAGATCTCGTTGTTTACGAGCAGGATCCGCGTACGGGTCCGCATGTGCTGGCGGAGCCGTCGCTGGTGTTGGTGGGTGGGCAGGTCGTCAGGCGGCGGTGA